The following proteins are co-located in the Pseudarthrobacter siccitolerans genome:
- a CDS encoding 3-deoxy-7-phosphoheptulonate synthase, which translates to MSTATAPATTASGNPRTAKSTSNLRVSEFTALPTPQELIAELPLAAEAADVVERGRDEVRAIMDGVDDRLLVIVGPCSIHDPKAGLEYARRLVSQAEKHKEDLLIVMRTYFEKPRTTVGWKGLINDPRLDGSHDMVTGLRTARHFLQQVTALGLPTATEFLEPISPQYMADLISWGAIGARTTESQIHRQLASGLSMPIGFKNGTDGDLQVAIDACGAAAAAQAFLGIDGDGRAALVATAGNPDTHVILRGGRKGPNYSAADVEAASTRLAGKQLNPRLIVDASHANSGKSHHRQAEVALEIGAQLEEGGASAQAIAGVMLESFLVGGAQNLDVAEHAAGRDGLVYGQSVTDACMDWDMSVSVLNQLAASARKRRG; encoded by the coding sequence ATGAGCACCGCAACAGCCCCCGCAACCACCGCCAGCGGCAACCCCCGTACGGCAAAGTCCACGTCCAACCTGCGCGTCAGTGAATTCACCGCGCTGCCCACCCCGCAGGAACTGATCGCGGAACTGCCGCTGGCAGCCGAGGCGGCAGACGTCGTCGAACGCGGACGCGACGAAGTCCGCGCGATCATGGACGGAGTGGACGACCGCCTGCTGGTAATCGTGGGGCCCTGCTCCATCCACGATCCCAAGGCGGGGCTGGAGTACGCCCGCCGGCTGGTCAGCCAGGCCGAGAAGCACAAGGAAGACCTGCTGATCGTGATGCGGACGTACTTCGAAAAGCCCCGCACCACGGTGGGCTGGAAGGGCCTGATCAACGATCCCCGGCTGGACGGCAGCCACGACATGGTCACCGGCCTCCGGACCGCCCGGCACTTCCTGCAGCAGGTCACCGCGCTGGGGCTGCCCACTGCCACTGAATTCCTTGAGCCCATCAGCCCGCAGTACATGGCGGACCTGATTTCCTGGGGCGCCATCGGGGCCCGCACCACCGAAAGCCAAATCCACCGGCAGCTCGCCTCGGGCCTGTCCATGCCCATCGGCTTCAAGAACGGGACCGACGGCGACCTTCAGGTGGCCATTGACGCCTGCGGTGCCGCGGCAGCAGCCCAGGCCTTCCTTGGCATTGACGGCGACGGCCGGGCCGCGCTGGTGGCCACGGCCGGAAACCCTGACACCCACGTCATCCTCCGCGGCGGCCGCAAGGGACCGAACTACTCGGCGGCCGACGTCGAAGCTGCCTCCACCAGGCTCGCCGGCAAGCAGCTGAACCCGCGCCTGATCGTGGACGCCAGCCACGCCAACAGCGGCAAGAGCCACCACCGCCAGGCCGAAGTCGCACTGGAAATCGGTGCCCAGCTCGAGGAGGGCGGCGCCTCGGCGCAGGCCATCGCCGGTGTCATGCTCGAAAGTTTCCTCGTGGGCGGAGCCCAGAACCTCGATGTTGCCGAGCATGCGGCCGGCCGGGACGGGCTGGTCTACGGCCAGAGCGTTACCGATGCCTGCATGGATTGGGACATGTCCGTCTCGGTGCTAAACCAGCTGGCGGCTTCGGCGCGGAAGCGCCGGGGGTGA
- a CDS encoding LutB/LldF family L-lactate oxidation iron-sulfur protein, producing the protein MSRTQLGMPGLRPGSGNLFAEEKFPSAARRELGNTQLRKNLKHATSTIRGKRLNVTGELPDWEELRDAGSALKTAVMARLPELLESFEANVTARGGVVHWARDADEANRIIHDLVKAEGVDEVVKVKSMATQEIGMNEYLEEHGIAAFETDLAELIVQLGHDKPSHILVPAIHKNRTEVRDIFLKEMPGVDPELTDEPRKLAMAARSHLRAKFLSAKVAISGANFGIADSGALAVVESEGNGRMCLTLPETLITVMGIEKLLPTFSDLEVFLQLLPRSSTGERMNPYTSLWTGVTEGDGPSKFHVILLDNGRTNALADEMGRSALHCIRCSACINVCPVYERTGGHAYGSTYPGPIGAILSPLMTGIQAEENGSLPYASSLCGACYDACPVKINIPDILVHLRGKDVDAHRGGLPTQMDLGLKAASWALSDGRRLGAVEKLLPLGRLAAGRDKKIKKLPGIAAGWTQSRDIPAPPSQSFRDWWAKEHQATGAPARKAPNAPEENA; encoded by the coding sequence ATGTCCCGCACCCAGCTTGGAATGCCGGGGCTGCGGCCCGGCTCCGGCAACCTGTTCGCCGAAGAGAAGTTTCCCTCCGCTGCCCGCCGCGAGCTCGGCAATACGCAGCTGCGGAAGAACCTGAAGCACGCCACCTCCACCATCCGCGGCAAGCGACTCAACGTCACGGGCGAGCTGCCGGACTGGGAAGAACTGCGCGACGCCGGCAGTGCCCTGAAGACCGCCGTCATGGCCCGCCTTCCCGAACTCCTGGAATCGTTCGAAGCCAACGTCACCGCCCGCGGCGGCGTGGTGCACTGGGCACGCGACGCTGACGAGGCCAACCGCATCATCCACGACCTCGTCAAAGCCGAAGGCGTGGACGAGGTGGTCAAGGTCAAATCTATGGCCACCCAGGAAATCGGCATGAACGAATACCTGGAAGAGCACGGCATTGCCGCCTTCGAGACCGATTTGGCCGAGCTCATCGTCCAACTCGGCCACGACAAGCCCAGCCATATCCTGGTCCCGGCCATCCATAAGAACCGCACGGAAGTCCGGGACATCTTCCTCAAGGAGATGCCCGGCGTCGACCCGGAACTGACCGACGAGCCGCGCAAGCTCGCCATGGCAGCACGCTCCCACCTGCGCGCCAAATTCCTCTCCGCGAAGGTCGCCATTTCGGGGGCGAACTTCGGCATCGCCGATTCCGGAGCACTCGCGGTGGTGGAATCCGAGGGTAACGGCCGCATGTGCCTGACCCTGCCGGAGACCTTGATCACCGTGATGGGCATCGAGAAGCTCCTGCCCACGTTCTCCGACCTCGAAGTCTTCCTGCAGTTGCTGCCGCGCTCCTCCACCGGCGAGCGGATGAATCCCTACACCTCACTGTGGACGGGCGTCACCGAAGGCGACGGACCCTCGAAGTTCCACGTCATCCTGCTGGACAACGGACGCACCAACGCCCTCGCCGACGAGATGGGCCGTTCAGCCCTGCACTGCATCCGCTGCAGCGCCTGCATCAACGTCTGCCCGGTCTACGAACGCACCGGCGGCCACGCCTATGGTTCCACCTATCCCGGGCCCATCGGTGCTATCCTTTCGCCGCTCATGACGGGAATCCAGGCCGAGGAAAACGGCTCACTGCCCTACGCATCCTCGTTGTGCGGGGCCTGCTACGACGCCTGCCCGGTCAAAATCAACATCCCGGACATCCTGGTGCACCTGCGCGGCAAGGACGTGGACGCCCACCGCGGCGGCCTGCCCACGCAGATGGACCTCGGACTGAAGGCAGCGTCCTGGGCGCTCTCCGACGGACGCCGGCTCGGCGCCGTCGAGAAGCTCCTCCCACTTGGCCGCCTCGCCGCCGGCCGGGACAAGAAGATCAAGAAACTGCCCGGCATCGCCGCAGGCTGGACCCAGAGCCGCGACATCCCGGCACCGCCGTCACAATCCTTCCGGGACTGGTGGGCCAAGGAACACCAGGCAACCGGGGCACCCGCACGCAAGGCACCTAACGCACCCGAGGAGAACGCATGA
- a CDS encoding glutaredoxin family protein — MATPRVVLITKADCHLCGEARDAVGRVTAALGLEWTEESVDNQPDLRERYAEEIPVVLVDGVQRDFWKIDEVRLERVLQRAMTQ, encoded by the coding sequence ATGGCCACACCCCGCGTCGTCCTGATCACCAAAGCTGACTGCCACCTTTGCGGGGAAGCGCGCGACGCCGTAGGGCGGGTCACTGCCGCATTGGGCCTTGAGTGGACCGAAGAGTCAGTGGACAACCAGCCGGACCTGCGGGAGCGCTACGCCGAGGAGATCCCCGTGGTGCTGGTGGACGGAGTGCAGCGCGACTTCTGGAAAATCGACGAGGTCCGGCTGGAACGCGTGCTTCAGCGGGCCATGACACAGTAG
- a CDS encoding helix-turn-helix domain-containing protein yields MSAEQNFSNAKFLTVAEVAQVMRVSKMTVYRLVHAGEMPAVRFGRSYRVPENAVEQYLKGAVVDGHTETA; encoded by the coding sequence ATGTCGGCAGAACAGAACTTCTCCAACGCGAAGTTCCTGACCGTGGCTGAAGTTGCCCAGGTCATGCGCGTCTCCAAAATGACTGTCTACCGGCTGGTTCACGCCGGGGAGATGCCCGCGGTGCGGTTCGGCCGTTCCTACCGGGTTCCCGAGAACGCCGTGGAGCAGTACCTCAAGGGCGCTGTGGTGGACGGCCACACCGAAACCGCCTGA
- a CDS encoding redox-sensing transcriptional repressor Rex yields MASLDSTPQAVPDLPDTTGTPAKQIPPAAVARLTLYLRALNTLLAEGVERVSSESLAEASGVSSATLRKDLSHVGSYGTRGVGYEVQYLSRHIAAALGLTHDWKVAIVGAGNLGKALARYGGFESRGFDVVAIFDADQMVVGNEVGWLRVSDVADLETVLHRTGANMVVLALPAAVAQGVCDRVVAAGVHSILSFAPVMLQVPEGVNLRKVDMATELQILAYHAQRAQAPEQTA; encoded by the coding sequence GTGGCTTCGCTGGATTCAACCCCCCAGGCTGTCCCGGATCTTCCGGACACCACGGGCACGCCGGCCAAACAGATTCCGCCCGCTGCGGTGGCCCGGCTGACGCTCTACCTGCGCGCCCTGAACACCCTGCTGGCCGAAGGAGTGGAGCGCGTCTCCTCCGAATCCCTCGCCGAAGCCTCCGGCGTCAGCTCTGCCACCCTGCGCAAGGACCTGTCCCATGTGGGCTCCTACGGTACCCGCGGCGTGGGCTACGAAGTCCAGTATCTGAGCCGGCACATCGCGGCCGCCCTGGGCCTGACCCATGACTGGAAGGTAGCAATCGTCGGCGCCGGCAACCTCGGCAAGGCCCTGGCGCGGTACGGCGGGTTCGAATCCCGAGGCTTCGACGTCGTGGCTATTTTTGATGCCGACCAGATGGTGGTGGGCAACGAAGTGGGCTGGCTGCGGGTCAGCGACGTTGCGGACCTGGAAACCGTCCTGCACCGGACCGGGGCCAACATGGTGGTGCTGGCGCTGCCTGCCGCGGTGGCCCAGGGCGTCTGCGACCGGGTTGTGGCCGCTGGTGTGCACAGCATCCTGAGCTTCGCCCCGGTGATGCTCCAGGTACCGGAGGGGGTTAACCTCCGCAAGGTGGACATGGCTACGGAACTTCAGATTCTTGCCTACCACGCACAACGGGCGCAGGCCCCGGAACAGACTGCCTGA
- a CDS encoding glycoside-pentoside-hexuronide (GPH):cation symporter, producing the protein MKKLSRLSVFGYGAGDAANSMIISTGNMFLLVYYTDVAGIGAAAAGTLLLVARIFNAFTDIAAGRIVDRVHTRRWGKFRPFLMFGFIPLLLSVAVFHVPDVDPSLKLLYAYCTYGLVCLTYSMVNVPYGCLVGAMTQDAKDRARLGGARTIGGLSVGATLGFFIAPLLGAGQDMQQIFTWLTLAFAVVGSALYVFTGTVCVERVAGAVPRITLSQSIAALKANSPLVVLCLSSILFVTGTSATGAAQFFYLRDVLSRVDLFPVMAGAQVVITLTLAVLLPRPVARWGKRAVYSAGGGLGVLGGLLVFLAPATAPLLGLAGLVLGLLASASVSILTWALIADTVEYGEWKTGVRVQGINYALLAATRKLGMGFGGGVVAFSLAWGGYVSGTAEQSDAATLAIRAAAGLLPGALVLAAVGIMYWYRLTDQKHAELVASLSHDPA; encoded by the coding sequence ATGAAGAAACTCAGCAGGCTCAGCGTTTTCGGCTACGGCGCCGGCGATGCCGCCAACAGCATGATCATCAGTACCGGGAACATGTTCCTGCTTGTCTACTACACGGACGTTGCCGGAATCGGGGCAGCAGCCGCCGGCACGTTGTTGCTGGTGGCGCGGATCTTCAATGCCTTCACGGACATCGCCGCCGGCCGGATTGTGGACCGCGTCCACACCAGGCGCTGGGGAAAGTTCCGGCCGTTCCTGATGTTCGGCTTCATTCCGCTGCTGCTGAGCGTGGCGGTGTTCCATGTTCCGGACGTGGACCCGTCACTGAAACTGCTCTACGCCTACTGCACCTACGGGTTGGTCTGCCTCACGTACAGCATGGTCAACGTGCCCTACGGCTGCCTGGTGGGAGCCATGACCCAGGACGCCAAGGACCGCGCACGGCTCGGCGGGGCCAGAACCATCGGCGGCCTGTCAGTGGGCGCCACCCTGGGCTTCTTCATCGCACCGCTCCTCGGTGCCGGCCAGGATATGCAGCAAATTTTCACCTGGCTGACCCTGGCGTTCGCCGTTGTTGGTTCTGCGCTGTATGTCTTCACCGGGACGGTGTGCGTTGAGCGGGTCGCCGGCGCCGTCCCCAGGATCACCCTCAGCCAAAGCATCGCAGCGTTGAAGGCTAATTCGCCGCTGGTGGTCCTGTGCCTCAGTTCGATACTTTTCGTCACCGGCACGTCGGCCACGGGTGCCGCCCAGTTCTTCTATCTCCGTGACGTGCTGTCCCGGGTGGACCTGTTTCCCGTGATGGCCGGCGCCCAGGTGGTCATCACCCTCACCCTGGCCGTGCTGCTGCCGCGGCCGGTGGCGCGGTGGGGCAAACGTGCCGTCTACAGCGCCGGCGGGGGCCTGGGGGTGCTGGGCGGCTTGCTGGTTTTCCTGGCGCCCGCGACCGCGCCACTGCTTGGCCTGGCGGGCCTCGTGCTGGGGCTCCTGGCCTCGGCGTCAGTCAGCATCCTTACCTGGGCGCTGATTGCCGACACCGTGGAATACGGGGAGTGGAAAACCGGTGTCCGGGTCCAGGGCATCAACTACGCGCTTCTGGCAGCTACGCGGAAGCTGGGCATGGGATTCGGCGGCGGGGTGGTGGCCTTCTCCCTGGCCTGGGGCGGCTATGTTTCGGGCACGGCCGAACAGTCCGATGCAGCCACCCTCGCCATCCGGGCAGCGGCCGGACTGCTGCCCGGGGCCTTGGTGCTGGCCGCCGTCGGCATCATGTACTGGTATCGCCTGACTGACCAGAAGCATGCGGAACTGGTGGCCAGCCTCTCGCATGACCCGGCGTAA
- a CDS encoding LutC/YkgG family protein, with amino-acid sequence MSARAHILDAVRTAVKDSPAVPEVPRGYRSAVELGFDELTHILVDRLEDYKAGVTVVAAADVPATIQGLLAGAATYVVPAGLEPGWLAWETDPTRIKYDGGAHGVRSVAELDAIDAVVTSSAVTVAESGTIILDGSPDQGRRAISLIPDHHVCVVHLRDVTAILPEALRRLDGTRPLTMISGPSATSDIELERVEGVHGPRRLDVIIVG; translated from the coding sequence ATGAGCGCCCGCGCGCACATCCTGGACGCCGTCCGGACAGCGGTGAAAGATTCCCCGGCGGTGCCGGAGGTTCCGCGCGGCTACCGTTCCGCCGTCGAGCTGGGCTTCGACGAGCTGACGCACATCCTGGTGGACCGGCTCGAGGACTATAAAGCCGGCGTCACCGTGGTGGCGGCGGCGGACGTGCCGGCCACCATCCAAGGGCTGCTGGCCGGTGCCGCAACGTATGTTGTCCCGGCGGGACTGGAGCCGGGCTGGCTCGCCTGGGAGACGGATCCCACGCGCATCAAGTACGACGGCGGCGCGCACGGCGTTCGGTCAGTGGCGGAACTCGACGCAATTGACGCCGTCGTCACCTCCAGCGCCGTGACGGTCGCCGAATCCGGAACCATCATCCTCGACGGCAGCCCGGACCAGGGCCGCCGCGCGATCTCGCTGATCCCCGACCACCATGTGTGCGTGGTCCACCTGCGCGACGTCACCGCCATCCTGCCCGAAGCCCTCCGCCGCCTGGACGGGACCCGTCCCCTCACCATGATCAGCGGGCCCAGCGCAACCTCGGACATTGAACTCGAACGCGTCGAGGGAGTGCACGGGCCCCGCCGCTTGGACGTCATCATCGTGGGCTAA
- a CDS encoding rhamnulokinase encodes MRRERTTETAPAQAGAVSAAGPANVLAGTVFAAVDIGASSGRVILGRVRAAGTAGEPAVELEVVHRFPNGAVEIDGGLRWDFNALFAEVRKGLSAAATVAAVQGERVASIGIDTWAVDYGLVNTAGELAAQPFSYRDDRSRAAVEPVHRKLDAARLYGTTGLQFLQFNTIYQLATEKNLDGLQALLIPDLIAFLLTGQRRTEATNASTTGLFDAVAGEWATEFFTALGLRKDLFPPLIQPGETVGTLLPDIAAQVGLPQETKVVAVGSHDTASAVAAVPAQEENFAYISSGTWSLVGLELKHPVLTEASREANFTNERGVDSTIRYLRNMGGLWLLSECQRTWAQEGFRPDITALLGAAAALPPGGPQVNADDPYFIAPDNMPERIRAAVRRTGDVLPNDPAAITRCIMDSLAAGYARTIRDAERLADHAVDVVHVVGGGSQNTLLCQLTADATRRPVIAGPVEATALGNVLIQARAAGAVAGGLPELRRIIGAGASLRRFEPLDQAANTIHAVRN; translated from the coding sequence ATGAGGCGCGAACGCACCACCGAAACTGCCCCGGCCCAGGCCGGGGCAGTTTCCGCAGCGGGCCCCGCCAACGTGCTTGCCGGCACTGTCTTCGCCGCTGTCGATATTGGCGCTTCCTCGGGCCGGGTCATCCTGGGCCGGGTCCGCGCCGCGGGAACCGCCGGGGAGCCCGCCGTGGAGCTGGAAGTGGTCCACCGCTTCCCCAACGGGGCTGTGGAGATCGACGGCGGCCTCCGCTGGGACTTCAATGCCCTCTTCGCCGAGGTGCGCAAGGGGCTCTCGGCGGCTGCCACTGTTGCCGCCGTGCAGGGCGAGCGTGTGGCCAGCATCGGGATCGACACCTGGGCCGTGGACTACGGCCTGGTCAACACCGCCGGAGAGCTGGCCGCCCAGCCGTTCAGTTACCGCGACGACCGCAGCCGTGCCGCCGTCGAGCCTGTGCACCGGAAACTGGACGCCGCACGCCTGTACGGAACCACGGGGCTGCAGTTCCTGCAGTTCAACACCATCTACCAGCTCGCCACCGAGAAGAACCTGGACGGGCTTCAGGCACTCCTGATCCCGGACCTGATCGCGTTCCTCCTCACCGGACAGCGCCGCACGGAGGCCACCAACGCCTCCACCACCGGCCTGTTCGACGCCGTGGCGGGGGAGTGGGCCACCGAGTTCTTCACCGCCCTGGGCCTGCGGAAGGACCTGTTCCCGCCGCTGATCCAGCCGGGCGAAACCGTTGGCACCCTCCTGCCGGACATCGCCGCGCAGGTGGGGCTGCCGCAGGAAACGAAGGTGGTGGCTGTCGGCTCGCACGATACAGCGTCCGCCGTTGCAGCAGTCCCGGCGCAGGAGGAGAACTTCGCCTATATATCGTCGGGCACCTGGTCCCTGGTGGGGCTGGAACTGAAGCACCCCGTGCTCACTGAGGCCAGCCGCGAGGCGAACTTCACCAACGAACGCGGCGTGGACAGCACCATCCGCTACCTCCGCAACATGGGCGGGCTCTGGCTCCTCAGCGAATGCCAGCGGACGTGGGCGCAGGAAGGGTTCCGGCCGGATATCACAGCGCTGCTGGGCGCGGCGGCCGCGTTGCCGCCGGGCGGGCCGCAGGTCAACGCGGACGACCCCTACTTCATCGCACCCGACAACATGCCCGAACGCATCCGGGCAGCCGTGCGGCGCACCGGGGACGTGCTGCCCAACGATCCGGCAGCCATCACCCGCTGCATCATGGACAGCCTCGCGGCCGGTTACGCGCGGACCATCCGCGACGCCGAGCGGCTCGCCGACCACGCCGTGGACGTGGTGCACGTGGTGGGCGGCGGCTCCCAGAACACCCTGCTCTGCCAGCTCACCGCCGATGCCACCCGCCGTCCGGTCATCGCCGGTCCGGTCGAAGCAACGGCCCTTGGCAACGTCCTCATCCAGGCACGGGCGGCGGGGGCTGTAGCCGGCGGTTTGCCGGAACTTCGCCGGATCATCGGCGCGGGAGCGAGCCTGCGCCGGTTCGAGCCCCTGGACCAGGCCGCCAACACCATTCACGCCGTCAGAAACTGA
- a CDS encoding acetylxylan esterase, with translation MPLFDLPLDQLRGYTSTVTPPEDFGEFWDTSIREAQAFPLDASFEPVENYLSVIDTFDVTFSGFGGAPIKGWLHLPANREAGTPLPAVVQYVGYSGGRGLVNQETRWAQAGYAHFIMDTRGQGYGGTLGETADPHPSAGDVAHAGLMTRGAGSREDYYYRRVYVDAFRAVEAAQSHPEVDASRVVLAGVSQGGGIVVAVAGLAAGRLDGVIAALPDVPFLQDFPRAIDITPRGPYPEIAAFLARHRDRYEPILEVLRYFDGVNLARWATVPALYSAAQMDDICPPSTVFASFNAYGSCSGESSGTGAAKEIEVYRFNNHEGGQEHHWIRQLLFLRKILG, from the coding sequence ATGCCCCTTTTCGACCTCCCGCTTGATCAGCTCCGCGGCTATACCTCCACGGTGACCCCGCCGGAGGACTTCGGCGAATTCTGGGACACCTCCATCAGGGAGGCACAGGCGTTCCCATTGGACGCCTCCTTCGAGCCGGTGGAGAACTACCTCTCCGTGATCGATACCTTCGACGTGACGTTTTCCGGCTTCGGCGGCGCCCCAATCAAGGGCTGGCTGCACCTTCCCGCCAACCGGGAGGCCGGCACACCGCTGCCCGCGGTGGTCCAGTACGTGGGGTATTCCGGCGGCCGCGGGCTGGTCAACCAGGAGACGCGGTGGGCGCAGGCCGGCTACGCGCATTTCATTATGGACACCCGCGGGCAGGGCTACGGCGGCACCCTGGGTGAGACGGCCGATCCGCATCCCTCCGCCGGGGACGTGGCGCATGCCGGCCTGATGACCAGGGGAGCGGGCAGCCGCGAGGACTATTACTATCGGCGCGTGTACGTGGATGCATTCCGTGCCGTGGAAGCCGCGCAGTCCCACCCGGAGGTGGATGCGTCCCGGGTGGTGCTGGCCGGCGTCAGCCAGGGCGGCGGCATCGTGGTGGCCGTTGCCGGGCTGGCGGCAGGAAGGCTCGACGGCGTCATCGCCGCGTTGCCGGACGTCCCCTTCCTGCAGGACTTCCCCCGCGCGATCGACATCACTCCGCGCGGGCCGTACCCGGAAATTGCGGCCTTCCTGGCCCGGCACCGGGACCGCTACGAACCCATCCTGGAAGTCCTGCGCTACTTCGACGGCGTCAACCTGGCCCGCTGGGCAACCGTGCCTGCACTGTACTCGGCCGCCCAGATGGATGACATCTGCCCGCCGTCCACGGTCTTCGCCAGCTTCAATGCCTACGGCTCCTGCAGCGGTGAATCATCGGGAACCGGAGCTGCCAAGGAAATCGAGGTTTACCGGTTCAACAACCACGAAGGCGGCCAGGAGCACCACTGGATCAGGCAGCTGCTGTTTCTTCGCAAGATTTTGGGGTAA
- a CDS encoding HAD family hydrolase, translating into MPEEKYVAVVTKPVAAPQPGEAAFFDVDNTLMRGASLFHVARKMHQRGAFTLTQAAGFAWKQFKFVARGENMDDVHAVRDSALTLAAGITVDDVKALGEEVYDEMIASRIWPGAKALAEQHLRVGRRVWLVTATPIEVATVISTRLGLTGALGTVGEVSEGMYTGRLVGDILHGSAKAVAVQEIADAEELDLKRCWAYSDSYNDIPLLTLVGHPVAINPDARLRRHARDHNWPVYDFRAGRRAATLGLKAATVCGAVYGLWKGFARIRGPRI; encoded by the coding sequence ATGCCCGAGGAGAAGTACGTCGCCGTAGTCACCAAACCGGTTGCTGCGCCGCAGCCCGGCGAGGCGGCCTTCTTCGACGTGGACAACACCCTCATGCGCGGCGCAAGCCTCTTCCACGTGGCCCGGAAGATGCACCAGCGCGGGGCCTTCACCCTTACCCAGGCGGCCGGCTTCGCCTGGAAGCAGTTCAAGTTCGTGGCCCGCGGCGAAAACATGGACGACGTCCATGCGGTCCGCGACTCCGCCCTCACCCTGGCCGCCGGTATCACCGTGGATGATGTCAAGGCCTTGGGCGAGGAGGTCTACGACGAAATGATCGCGTCCAGGATCTGGCCCGGCGCCAAGGCCCTCGCCGAGCAGCACCTGCGCGTGGGCCGGCGCGTGTGGCTGGTAACGGCCACCCCCATCGAGGTGGCCACCGTCATTTCCACACGGCTGGGACTCACCGGAGCGCTCGGTACCGTGGGGGAAGTCTCGGAGGGCATGTACACCGGACGGCTGGTGGGCGACATCCTGCATGGCTCGGCCAAGGCCGTGGCAGTGCAGGAGATTGCCGATGCTGAGGAACTGGACCTCAAACGGTGCTGGGCCTACAGCGACTCCTACAACGACATCCCTTTGCTCACCCTCGTTGGACACCCGGTGGCCATCAATCCGGACGCCCGCCTCCGGCGCCACGCCCGCGACCATAACTGGCCCGTCTACGACTTCCGCGCAGGCCGCCGCGCAGCCACCCTCGGCCTCAAGGCAGCCACAGTCTGCGGCGCCGTTTACGGGCTCTGGAAAGGCTTCGCCCGGATCCGTGGCCCGCGCATCTAG
- a CDS encoding (Fe-S)-binding protein — MKIALFATCIVDGMYPRAAQATVEVLERLGHEVVFPGGQACCGQMHVNSGYLKEAVPVVANHVRAFESEDYDVAVAPSGSCVASVKHQHPMVARHAGDAGLEERAVAVGKKTYELSELLVDVLGVTNPAAQLGSYFPHTVTYHPSCHGMRLLKLGDRQAGLLRGVKGLELVDLPEADQCCGFGGTFSVKNADVSSAMLADKTANIRSTGASVCAGGDYSCLMHIGGGLSRQGDAVATLHLAEILASTAQEPARVQGPAGQTVKVVVK, encoded by the coding sequence ATGAAAATCGCACTTTTTGCCACCTGCATCGTGGATGGCATGTACCCCCGCGCGGCCCAGGCCACGGTGGAGGTCCTGGAACGGCTTGGCCACGAGGTGGTCTTCCCCGGCGGGCAGGCCTGTTGCGGGCAGATGCACGTGAACAGCGGCTACTTGAAGGAAGCCGTGCCGGTGGTGGCCAACCACGTGCGCGCCTTCGAATCCGAGGACTACGACGTCGCCGTGGCGCCTTCGGGCTCCTGCGTGGCGTCGGTGAAGCACCAGCACCCTATGGTGGCCCGGCATGCGGGGGACGCCGGCCTCGAAGAGCGGGCGGTGGCCGTTGGGAAGAAAACGTACGAGCTGTCCGAACTCCTGGTGGACGTTTTGGGCGTCACCAACCCCGCGGCGCAGCTCGGCTCCTACTTCCCGCACACCGTGACCTACCACCCCTCATGCCACGGCATGCGCCTGCTCAAGCTGGGGGACCGGCAGGCCGGCCTGCTGCGCGGCGTGAAGGGCCTGGAGCTGGTGGACCTGCCGGAGGCCGACCAGTGCTGCGGCTTCGGCGGCACGTTCTCCGTCAAGAACGCCGATGTTTCCTCGGCGATGCTGGCGGACAAGACGGCGAACATCCGCAGCACGGGTGCCTCCGTGTGTGCCGGCGGGGACTACTCCTGCCTGATGCACATCGGCGGCGGCCTCTCGCGGCAGGGCGACGCCGTAGCCACCCTGCACCTTGCGGAGATTCTGGCCAGCACGGCACAGGAACCGGCCCGCGTCCAGGGCCCGGCCGGACAAACGGTGAAAGTGGTGGTCAAGTAA
- a CDS encoding 30S ribosomal protein bS22, which yields MGSVIKKRRKRMAKKKHRKLLRKTRHQRRNKK from the coding sequence GTGGGTTCAGTTATTAAGAAGCGTCGCAAGCGTATGGCCAAGAAGAAGCACCGCAAGTTGCTTCGCAAGACCCGTCACCAGCGCCGCAACAAGAAGTAG